In Heteronotia binoei isolate CCM8104 ecotype False Entrance Well chromosome 5, APGP_CSIRO_Hbin_v1, whole genome shotgun sequence, the DNA window TGATACTGAACATGGCCttttgtactgaatctctttccacactcttgagcattcaaaaagtttctctcctgtgtgggttctctgttgAAATGGAAGACTGCCACTCCAAATGAATCTCTTTCGACACTGagtattcaaaaggcttctcccatgTGAGTCCTCTGATgtgtttgaagatggccactctgacagaatgtctttccacactctgaacattcaaaaagtttctcccctgtgtgggtttccTGATGCGTTTTAAGATTGCCTCTCTGATTGAAACTCTTTCCagacactgagcattcaaaaggcttctcccctatgtgggttctctgatgcgtttgaagattgcaactctgactgaatctcttcccacactcggagcatccaaaaggtttctctcctgtgtgagttctctgatgcttttgaagattgccactctgactgaatctctttccacactctgagcattcaaaaggcttctcccctgtatgggttctctgatgctcttgaagattgcaactctgactgaatctctttccgcactctgagcattcaaaaggcttcacccttgtgtgggttctccgatgctcttgaagattgcaactctgactgaatctcttcccacactcggagcatccaaaaggtttctctcctgtgtgagttctctgatgcttttgaagattgccactctgactgaatctctttccacactctgagcattcaaaaggcttctcccatgtatgggttctctgatgctcttgaagattgtcattccgactgaatctccttccacacttgGAGCatccaaaaggtttctctcctgtgtgagttctctgatgcgtttgaagatggccactctgactgaatgtctttccacactctgagcattcaaaaggcttctcccctgtgtgggttctctgatgctcttgaagtctgacactgtgactgaatctcttcccacactctgagcattcaaaaggcttctcccctgtatgggttctctgatgtttttgaagactgccactcgtactaaatctctttccacaacctgagcattcaaaaggcttctcccctgtgtgggttctctgatgctcttgaagactgacactctgactgaatctctttccacacattgagcattcaaagggcttctcctttgtgtgggttctctgatgctgttgaagatggccactcctactgaatctctttccacacactaaacattcaaaaggtttttcccctgtgtgagttctgtgatgctgttgaagactgcccatctgactgaatctctttccacacactgtacattcaaaaggcttctcccctgtgtgagttctgtgatgctgttgaagatgaccactctcactgaatctctttccacacactgagcattcaaaaggcttctcccctgtgtgggttctatgatgcgattgaagactgccacttgtactaaatttctttccacactccaagcattcaaaaggtttctctcctgtgtgagttctctgatgctttcgaaGACTGCccatctgactgaatctctttccacatactgtacattcaaaaggcttctcccctgtgtgagttctctgatgctttcgaagactgccattctgactgaatctctttccacacactgtacattcaaaaggcttctcccctgtgtgggttttctgatgctgcTTAATATTACTACTTAGACTGAATttatgtcttgtctctgagtATTCAGATGTCCCCTGTTTCTTTATTCTTTGATGTGCaagaagctgtgatctatttctgcttgcttttattttcctgtgctttggaaaacGTATATTCCACTGTCTTCCGTCACGCTTCTCAGCCATACagccacctttctttctcttcactcTGATTGGATTCCTGACATTTTCGTTCCAGTCTTCATTTTTATCTTTATCCGGCATTTCCTGATGAAgtttctcaccctcctcattcctctgatcatcctctgctggaataaagagagagaaactgttagcacTTGGGAAGGCTGCTACGATCCAAAGGCATCTATGggactgcaggaggaaaggactgatgGCCCTTTGGCTTCATCCAGCTGATCTTAGCCAccctccaccttcccccaagaatatctggtatttaaggatacctcccCCACCCGTGAAGAACTTCAGCTGAACTCTTGCCCAGGAccttctgagcctccagattaagacctccctccctccttatccACCAGCACGTAGGATTGTACCAGACCAAATGTTGCTCAGAAGGGAATCAGGAAACTCATATGGTTATTTCTGGCCTGTTCTCTTGACAGAAGAGTGAAGGTCACTCACTCTGAACCAAGTCAttgggaaggaaatatgctcttgggaGCTTCTAGAATAGGGTTTCCTAAACGTTTTCGCACTGTGGCCCGggtatttttacacttctccttcatggtccactaaaatttgagggtggagccaggagactttgagggtggaggtgggagacaggaaatgatgtacaaacaaatgatgtacaaacagcagaaaactaaatgatgtacaaacagcagaaaactaaaaataaaaaatgctctcagcttgggaaaatatgaaatggcagtGGTAGGGGGGGGacggagagagggagagagagagagagaaagaaaggaaaacgtTAAATGGCAGCCTGCGAAAAGattaaatggcagggcatttcaagcttcttcccccccaccccactctacTCAGATTAGGAAtggcaaagaagggagggagacaggggaaaagactaactgacagagagagagagagaggaaggggagtaGGAAATAAGGCAAATagggaaaaagaaggaaggaaggaaggaaggaagggagggaggaaggaaggaaggaaggaaggaaggaaggaaggaaggaaggaaggaaggaaggaaggaaggaaggaaggaaggaaggaagagttggaaacagagaaaaaaagaaagaaagagaaaggaaagaggaaggaaggaaaagggagggaaggagtgaaagaaaggagggggaaaaggaagagagaaagagaaaaagaaaaggaaaatggaAAGAAACGTGATGGGAGCAACTCATCTTTTAAACTGCTGACCCTAGCAGCACAAGCAGGGCTGGCCAGGGAAGTCAGGCCTAGTTCCCCCGCcatcgcctcctcctccctcccttccccccccccagtcagtttCAGGCTGATTAAggcgcccctcccccccctcaggtCGGCAGGGAAAACAGCGCTGAGCTCTCCCTCAGCGCAGCTGCAGGCCGGCAGCAGGTTGAACATGCATCCAAAAAGTCCACCGCTGCTTCTCCCTCCCCCGCACTTCCTGGTtgggaaggaagtgtgggggagggagcagcagtggCGGCCTTTTCGGACATTCGTTTGACCTGCTCCCACACGAAGTGAGAGTTCAGCTCCGTGTTCCCcgttgggggaagggaaggggcgccttaaccagcctgaaactgacctgaggggggagggaggaagggaggagtcaTGAGGGGGGCGCAATGCCACGGGGAggagaagcgggggtgggggatggaggcCACCGGTGGCCCCGCAACCTGGCACTGAGACCAGCGTGTCCCAGTGCCAGGTCCCGACCCTGCTGTTGGGAAACGCCGCTCTAGAAGAACCCTGCAATCTGTCTTCGAATGCAAAGCCGTTCTTTCTCCGCCAGTTTCTCTTATACTTTTGGCTTTgtttgcagagagagagggagacagagagagagaaagccatcagtcttacatggggaaggaaagatattaaagactaacaattcTTCTGGAAGGTCAGCACCACAGTCCACATCAAAGCCCGGAATCTGAACCAGTGAATGCAGAATGGCATAGAATCCTAGTTCCCCCAAGGGTTACAGGTATTAAGGTGTGATTTGTGGTTGTTCATAATATGAGCCTCTCTGCAGTTAACACCATCATTTCTTTCAAGGCCAGACCCCAGAATGTGGTCATTGGTTAATCGTGAGAACCTTTATCCTGTTCTGCAAACAGGAGGGTGAGGGGATGAGGATGCTCAGGGGTGGCCCAATGCCCCATGgctccctaggcagactcgctgcctggcgccCTCCCCCACAGCGCCCCCCCGTAGCtccatgttccccccccccagctctgtgCTCCCTCTCCCCGCCGAGACTCACCAGTCAATCAATcgataaatatataaatatcttATTGATAAATTAACTGATTATTGGGCTAGAGCTTTCGACTCTtatatcacctcctacctgatccttttccctggagattctgggggatGGGCCTGGGACCTTCCTTAGGAGGTGGGGAGCTCTCctcctttggggttttttaaaaagaggagaggACTCTCAATGAGGACAGGAAGCTACCAGCTGGACATGAGGAAAAACTTCCCATAGTAAGATTTGTAGAATCAGCTACCCCGAGAAGAGGTgagttccccctccctggcagtctttcagcagtggctggacaaaaaCTCATCAGGGATGTTAatcaaggctgatcctgcattgaacagggggctggattagatggcctctatggccccttccaactctgtgatcctgGGATtctaacagaggctagacggccacctgacaccaatgctgattctgtgaacttaggtagaCAACGGGAGGGTGgaaaggaagggctgcatcagtgcttagttcttgtggttcTTTCTTACATGCTTCTTACTACATTccgggagaggcagaagagaagcaccagggacctatgagccttaggaattataaatactgccaatgtatttcagacttctgtCAGTTGTTTTTGCTCTACAAGGAGGGAAATGAGGAGTGGAAATGCAATGGCAGGAGATAGCACCATCCTGTTGGACCAGACATGACTAGAACAATTCTGGGGACTTGACGGTCATAGGAATGAGCTTTCAGAGTGTCTCTGGGCCATGctgaattggattttttttttttattgttactGCAACGTTTTAacattgtaagccgccctgaacccaccctgcgggatagggcggggtataaatcgcagatttaatttaaattaaattaaaccaggTTTTCAGCCTGACACAACTTCAATATGACATCACATCTGTCCCAAgtccctccccaagacctccccacaatgtaactggaaatgctgggccATAGTCTGCCCTCCCTACTCCAACTGCTGCGACCCCCAGCAGCCCCCCAGATGACCCTCCAAGCACAGGCACAGAAGGAAAATGTCCCCAGTATTATTGGGCCCCAGGGAgtggtttcagagctctgctccccCAGAAGGAGGAGGTTCCCTTTCAaggtttgcctgccttcccctccccagggaatCTGAGACCTTTTAGGGAAGGAAAGTGAGAGATGAATTTTTAAAGTTATGGGATAAATGGTCCTCCAGGAGTTTGTCTGATCTTTTAGAGACATCACAGTGTGTGGATAttgagtgccaccaattaactctgtGTTGCCTATAGAAATATACATTTCCCCCTCTGACCTGACCTCTCTACCCGTCACATTCACAGGCtccccaggcacaaggagtccttaccacaggagagggcatcttggacacgctccaccgcctgcaccctctgcccctgctccaaggatgctccttctgcctcagggattgcagcttccatctccaaaggtggtccctgcatctgaaacagcagcaaggggaaacggtaagagatggaatggaaaagagaccaaggaatggatcctgccccactcccagactctgcacgcTTCTATCAGCAGATCTGATGAGTTATCTGCAGGAGTCAGAAATTCTCCAGcagaagaggctctgggcagTAATCTGGCAAGGAAACTTTAAGTTAAGATCAGATATTGTTGTTTGAAGTAGACAcacctg includes these proteins:
- the LOC132571649 gene encoding zinc finger protein ZFP2-like, with product KHQRTHTGEKPFECTVCGKRFSQMGSLRKHQRTHTGEKPFECLECGKKFSTSGSLQSHHRTHTGEKPFECSVCGKRFSESGHLQQHHRTHTGEKPFECTVCGKRFSQMGSLQQHHRTHTGEKPFECLVCGKRFSRSGHLQQHQRTHTKEKPFECSMCGKRFSQSVSLQEHQRTHTGEKPFECSGCGKRFSTSGSLQKHQRTHTGEKPFECSECGKRFSHSVRLQEHQRTHTGEKPFECSECGKTFSQSGHLQTHQRTHTGEKPFGCSKCGRRFSRNDNLQEHQRTHTWEKPFECSECGKRFSQSGNLQKHQRTHTGEKPFGCSECGKRFSQSCNLQEHRRTHTRVKPFECSECGKRFSQSCNLQEHQRTHTGEKPFECSECGKRFSQSGNLQKHQRTHTGEKPFGCSECGKRFSQSCNLQTHQRTHIGEKPFECSVSGKSFNQRGNLKTHQETHTGEKLFECSECGKTFCQSGHLQTHQRTHMGEKPFECSVCGKRFMWSGSLQQHQRTHTGEKSYECSECGKREGEDSGRGTQIPPPFSELAEQQGSATPCNRVTPEQPHGAAQGVSEGSRAEENGVAPVIETAFRLRPRTQRSIEFPRDIIATFPDARTRESILAKARSENGLLFNNKTIPVLLDLSPEMLQHHKELRPIVSCLIENKIRFRWSTPVQLLVVHQGQRLTASDPASGRELLATLRLERPASAARLHRLLPNGRTDSSAGQPGLARSSSSHRRKRKVLCSLISLASSSTPPSEGLATTAVRRELQLCKHVRPEPRGFF